The Desmonostoc muscorum LEGE 12446 genome includes a region encoding these proteins:
- a CDS encoding GAF domain-containing sensor histidine kinase, with protein sequence MSAVSLRKILNKQELASLLQDLVYQLNIAIDVELVDGTKLISIGEQISENRYPIEASGEIIGWVVGKEQATLVASLLSCLAKQEAEKKILAKELLERYQEIDLFEDISTQLTTSLDRRQIAQLVLQEMSQLIESSAGMILLLSPDGTEFEIIAEFGVFCGQNRPEPGRGIIGSIVQSRRAELINDVQADSRLWGEKNVNALICAPLRAKERVIGAIAIGTQKTDSYRTEHLKLVSIFASQTAIAIEKALLYEQSTQAAIQAKAQTQKLQQALQDLQLAQTKLIQSEKMSSLGQLIAGVAHEINNPVNFICGNLRYVAEYAQDLLHLLQDYQKFLPVAPPELQSELDNIDVEFIMEDLPKLLDSMKLGSDRIVEIVQSLKNFSRHDEAQIKAVNIHDGIDGTLMILRHRLKASAHRPAIEIVKDYGKLPLIECYPGQLNQVFMNILANAIDALEERMGNGEWGMGKSELIHNLQFITQHSPTAHSLLPTPQITIRTQVLDNEWVVIRIADNGPGMKENLIQRIYDPFFTTKEIGKGTGLGMAISHQIVVDKHGGILKCRSQLGEGTEFWIQIPVNYSVLEAVAGHSDTNFVSPALTTELCSSSDTEGFIPSTIPMLKPADLLIRHTQLIQRLTEQSPDLGSASPDQIYQLFQRHPISLKLYATLLSWFCCYNPTHLND encoded by the coding sequence ATGTCGGCAGTTAGCCTGAGAAAGATTCTGAACAAACAAGAGTTGGCATCTCTGCTTCAGGACTTAGTATACCAACTGAACATCGCAATTGATGTTGAGCTGGTAGACGGCACGAAACTCATTAGTATTGGCGAGCAAATATCAGAAAATCGATATCCAATAGAGGCCTCAGGAGAAATTATCGGTTGGGTTGTTGGCAAAGAACAGGCAACTTTAGTAGCGAGTTTGCTCTCGTGTTTAGCAAAACAAGAAGCCGAGAAGAAAATACTCGCTAAAGAATTGCTGGAACGATACCAGGAAATAGATTTATTTGAAGATATTTCGACTCAATTGACAACAAGTTTGGATCGGCGACAGATTGCCCAACTAGTGCTTCAGGAAATGAGTCAATTGATTGAATCGTCAGCAGGGATGATTTTACTGCTCAGTCCCGATGGAACTGAGTTTGAAATCATTGCTGAATTTGGAGTATTTTGTGGGCAGAATCGGCCGGAACCGGGCAGGGGAATTATTGGCAGCATTGTGCAATCACGTCGAGCAGAACTGATTAATGACGTGCAAGCAGATTCTCGATTATGGGGAGAAAAAAACGTTAACGCTTTGATTTGTGCGCCTTTAAGAGCAAAAGAGCGCGTAATAGGAGCGATCGCCATTGGCACACAAAAAACTGACTCCTACAGAACTGAACACCTGAAACTTGTAAGTATCTTTGCTTCTCAAACAGCGATCGCCATCGAAAAAGCTTTGCTTTACGAACAAAGCACCCAAGCAGCCATCCAAGCAAAAGCCCAAACCCAAAAGCTTCAACAAGCTCTCCAAGATTTGCAACTGGCACAAACTAAGTTAATCCAAAGCGAGAAAATGTCTTCTCTGGGGCAACTAATTGCTGGAGTCGCCCACGAAATTAACAACCCGGTGAACTTCATTTGCGGGAATTTGAGGTATGTTGCAGAGTACGCCCAAGATTTATTACACCTGCTGCAAGACTATCAAAAATTTTTACCTGTGGCTCCCCCAGAGTTGCAATCAGAGCTAGATAATATCGATGTGGAATTTATCATGGAGGATCTTCCCAAACTGCTCGATTCCATGAAACTGGGTAGCGATCGCATCGTTGAAATTGTCCAATCCCTGAAAAATTTCTCCCGCCACGACGAAGCCCAAATCAAAGCTGTGAACATCCACGATGGCATCGACGGGACGCTGATGATTCTTCGCCATCGCCTGAAAGCCTCTGCTCACCGTCCGGCAATTGAAATCGTTAAAGACTATGGCAAACTTCCCCTGATTGAATGCTACCCCGGGCAATTAAATCAAGTGTTTATGAACATCCTGGCAAATGCCATCGATGCCCTCGAAGAGAGAATGGGGAATGGGGAATGGGGAATGGGGAAATCAGAATTAATTCACAATTTACAATTTATAACTCAACACTCCCCTACTGCCCACTCCCTACTCCCTACTCCCCAAATTACCATTCGCACCCAAGTCCTAGACAACGAGTGGGTTGTAATTCGCATTGCCGACAACGGTCCAGGTATGAAGGAAAACCTCATCCAACGCATTTACGATCCCTTCTTCACCACCAAAGAGATTGGCAAAGGAACTGGGTTAGGCATGGCAATCAGCCACCAAATTGTTGTAGACAAACACGGGGGAATTCTCAAATGTCGTTCTCAATTGGGTGAAGGTACAGAATTCTGGATTCAAATTCCGGTGAATTATTCTGTGTTAGAAGCTGTAGCAGGGCACAGTGACACAAATTTTGTTTCACCAGCTCTCACAACCGAACTATGCTCCTCTAGCGATACCGAAGGCTTCATTCCATCAACAATACCAATGCTCAAACCAGCCGATTTGCTCATTCGCCATACTCAACTGATCCAGCGACTTACCGAGCAAAGTCCAGACCTTGGCAGTGCATCACCGGATCAAATTTACCAACTGTTCCAACGTCACCCAATTTCCTTAAAGCTTTACGCCACCTTATTGTCCTGGTTCTGTTGCTATAATCCCACCCACCTAAATGACTGA